TTAAGTTAGCAAGAAATAAGGGGCCAAAACTAGTAAACCACTTTGCCTCTTTTGATCATGGGTGTCATCCAGTAATAATAagtcatttttcacaaattatatacatacaacaacaacaacaacaacaatccagtataatcccactagtggggtctctGGAGGGTAGtttatacgcagaccttaccccaacAACAATCtaatataatcccactagtggggtctctGGAGGGTAGtttatacgcagaccttacccctaccctagggcagagaggttgtttccgatagaccctcggcttcctccctccaagaactcaccaccttactcttggggtgactcgaactcacaaccttttgATTTGAGTCATATTTTCACCCACTCGAATGGTAGTACTTTCTCTATTCTCCGATTGTCTGACTACAACACTAATTTGAACAAGGTGAAGCTGAGCCTAATACACTTTACGAAAAATTTATAACTTTAAGATCGATTTAGGTCCAAAATTTGTAAGGACCATGAAATAGAATCGTGAACCAGCAGCTAAAGCAACGTTCGATTTAACAAATTCGGTTAGCTCATTGTTTTCCAGTCTTCATATCATAATCTCAAAACAACGTTGaccatatttttttctttattttttcttattacaTATGGGATGTGTGGGAGGAAAAGGGAAAAGGATAATGGAAATTGAACTCACCTTATTATGTGGAAAACTTTCACGATATCACTAAACAATTGACGGTTCTTTATGCATAACCTCAACAGAACGtataatttaaataattctttaATCATTCCTTAATATGACACAAGAGGTAAGACCGTAAGAGTATACCACATTGTAGGATCCGGACCCGAAATGATTAGTAATTATTAACATACATAGTCGCTATCAAAATAATGAtcgaaaatatatattttttatatatatattgtgtatgttatatacaaaaattatacaaattttataaacttTTTCGACTATCGAATATAAATTATTTCTAGCGCGAACTAAAAGGTGAAAAAGTCCTTTTTGAAAATGACTTTGTTCTAGATatgaaaatgaggaagaagaaaaaaaatgacagATCAGATTTTTGAAAATGCATATGGATCTTGAAATGGGTCAAGAACAGTCAAAGCCACAGCTCACATGGCttgtttcttttttattctcatcTTGAAATGGTAGTACTTCTACTTatgttgcaaaaaaaaaaaaagtaggcAGATGTACAAAACATCTTGTATTTATGTAAGGTCCGAAAAAAGGTCGTACCCCAAGAGATATAATGTAAACAACTTATCATAATACAAGCATTAGTTGTTTGTTTCCAcaactcgaacccgtgacctataggttacaaaaatatttcaaaataagaGTTTCTGTAAAACCATTTTGAAAGTAGTATGAAGCTATGACACAATATTAAGCCTTAATAATCAACAACATGGTTGGTGAAAACTTCCACTAATATCACTAATCACTACTTCTTttctgttataagaaaaatcaaattatggtagATGTCTATGTCTattcttcctccatgatcttctcaaatgcttaatgatatattcaatgacatatttctatgtttaatgacatattcaatgacatatttttcttcactttttatgcatatataaaggccttataatagatagaaaaatacacacaattgaagaagataTAAGAAtgtctcttcctctctttctctctatatctcttagcttgtttttccttgttctatattATTACTTTTAGTAATATTTATAATACGTTATCAACACGAATTAGCTTCTACTCAAGTCTGATCCGGTACACACTAGCTACCACCACTCtgctttttattttcattatgtcaaatttatcaaagcttgaatttgtggcacttgacatctccggaaagaattatttatcatgggtccttgatgctgaaattcaccttgctGCAAAAAGCTCTtgaaaatactattatacaagaaaatgaaacatcatgCCGGGATAAAGCAAAGGCTATGATTTTCCTTCATCATCATCTCGATGAAGGGTTAAAGACCGAATACTTAACCCTAAAGGATTCATTTGAATTATGGAGCAGTTTGAAGGAACGATATGAAGGCAACGATATTGCCAAGAGCTCGATATGAATGGATTCACTTACGGTTACAAGATTTTAAAAATGTAAGTGAATATAATTCTGTTGTATTCAGGATAACTTCCCAACTTAAATTATGTGGGAAAATTGTGAATGATAAGGATTTACTGGAAAAGACTCTTTCTACTTTTCATGCATCAAATATGGTATTGCAgcaacaataccgtgaaaaggGTTTAAAGAAATATTCTAAATTAATCTCATGCCTCCTGGTGGCTGAGCAACATAATAcccttttaataaaaaattatgaaGCTCGTCCCACTGGATctgcaccattttccgaagtgAATATGGTAGCAGCTACTCAAAAGtatgaaagaagacaaaatcaTTATCGTGGTCGTGGCCGTGGCCATAGTCGTGGACATGGACAAGGACATGGAAGGGGACGAAATAATTATCATCATCATGGCGGAAATAAACAAGAAAACAATAAGGATCCTCAAAATAATCCTTTGAAAGGCAGAGTTAATATTTGCCACAAGTGTGGTATGAAAGGTCATTGGGTTCGTGTTTGTCGTACAGCTGACCATTTTGTTAAACTTTATCAagcatccaataaaagaaaagataataatgtggaggcacacttgactTTTCAAATTGATGATGATAAAGCAGGcccctcaaacaaatatgatgATGTTGAGATaaatcttgcatataaagatgatgattttggaggcCTTGcagatattactcatttagaagctggagacttctttgaAGATATTGACTGAGGAATTGATTATCTTACTGGGGAATAAAGCTTTAAGAAAAGTTATTATTTTCATATTATGTCTTTATGTAGTTTGTTCTTCTTAAGTGTACTTTCCTAAAGCATCATATATGTTAGTTTCTATATTCCTCGTGtaatttctaatattttttttatttatagtctTTCGTATTTCTTGTGAtatactttttgtttatttatgaagaatatgaaaattctccAGTCTTCAGTTAGATCCAAGAtcaataaagatgatatatgtctttttGATAGTGCTATAACACATACTATTTTAAGAGATAcaagatatttctcttatttggtgatGAAAGAAgccaatgttaatacaatatctgatagtacaagattaattgaaggctCAGGAAGAGCAAATTTATTACTACCCGGAGGAACAAATTTGGTTATTAACGAAGCattatattgtagtaagtctcaaagaaacttactaagtttcaaagatattcgccaaattGGATATCACATTGAGACTACAAATAataaaaagattgaatatctttatattactacaataaagtcgggtaagaaatatgtgcttgaaatatTACCTGCCATTTCCTCCGGCTTATattacacaagtattagcaggattgaaacgcATGCCATAGTAAATGaaaagtttactaatcaagataattttattatttggcatgaccggttgggtcatcctGGTTCTACTATGAtgcataaaataattgagaattcacatggacattcaATGAAAAACcaaaagattcttcaatttaaggaattctcttgtgctgcatgttctcaaggcaaattaattattagaccatcaactattaaagttaggatggaatcccctacatttctggaacgtatacagggtgatatatgtgggcccattcaccctccatgtggactatttagatattatatgattttggtagatgcatctgcaagatggtcacatgtgtgcttattatcaactcgcaatatggcatttgcgagattgttggctcaaataataaagctaagagcacaatttccagattatacaattaagacaattcgtcttgataatgctggtgagtttacatctCAGGCCTTTACTGATTATTGTATATCAActggataacaattgagcattcggctgctcatgttcatacacaaaatggtctagcagaatcattgatcaaacgcctccaattaattgctagaccaatgcttatgagaacaaaactctccatttcagtatggggtcatgttattttgcatgcagcatcacttgtgcggataaggcccacaagttatcataaagtctccccattgcaattggattttggtcaggagccaaatatttcccatcttagaatatttggatgtgcggtatatgttccaattgctcaaccacaacgcacaaagatgggtctccaaagaaggttggggatatatgttggtatgaatctccttctattataaaatatctggaGCCTATGACTGGAGATTTTTTTActgcaagattttctgattgccattttgatgaatcagtatacccaacattagggggagaaaataagcagctcaGAAAGGATTTAGATTGGATTGTATTATCACTatctatgatgacccaaaaggtcatcttatattttagaactcgaatatgcgctcttaagccttaaaaatcttatttttaccctcctacatttatgttgaaaactaatgaaaataagaatttttgccttaaaagttaattttagttgacttcgatcaatatttttggtaaacgggctcgGATACGTGCTTTGacggttccggtaggtccgtatcaaattatgggacctgggcgtatatccggaatccaattcggaagtccctaacttgagttatgattttttctatgaaaattaaaagtttggaaattatttgtttttaagaatttattgatatttggcattgttagtatcgggttcgtattttggttccggagcccggtacatgttcattatgatatttaagacatgtctgtgaaatttggtgagaaacggagttgatttgacgtgattcgaacgtccagttgagaaaatagaaattttaaagtgttcttgagaatttcatttgatttgcaggtccatatgatgtttttagacttatgtgcatgtttggtttggagccccaagggctcgggtgagtttcggataggctacggggtgatttgcacttagaaaatctgacatttttgctgcagcagctgttctggtgtgcccttcttcgcgttcgcgtaggtagtgtcgcgaacgcgaaaggtaaaatggggcaagggaattttcttcttcgcgaacgcgaaggactagtcgcgaatgcgaagcgttgggggtggtacccttcgcgaacgcgatctgtCTCACGCGAACACGATAGtttaagggacctgggggaggggggtcatgttcttctacgcgaacgcgtccacgGGGTCGTGAACATGAAGGCTTGGGGGGAGCTGCCTTATGAGAATACGTAGAAagactcacgaacgcgaaggccttaggccgctgtgcatcgcgaacgtagcaggcctcttgcgaacgcgatgaaggcatgtccagtgacttaaaacagactccaaacgcgagtttaagccatttcttcaatatttttcaagaGTCAAACGGGTataggcgattttcaagagtcattttcttccccaaagtgttggtaagtgattctaaaccattttctttcaattacccattacattttatgaattatcaacctaaaatctagagttttcatggtagaattagggattatGGTAGAAACTAaggatttcgggaatttgaggatttagaccccaatttgaggtcggattccaaaactaattacatattcgggctcaggggtgaatgggtaaaaagattttggtccgaacctcgggttttgaccaagcgggcctggggttgatttttcgactttttggagaaaaatttgggaaatttaatttatgaaatataattgattcctttagcaatatttgatattattgagtcatttttgaataggtACGAGTGaattggaggtgaattccaaaggaaaagctgtgattgagaatttaagtggccttcggagcgaggtaagtgttgtgtctaactttggcttgagggaataggtattgtgtgtgtatttgctacgtgttttgttgttgaatacgacgtatagttgagatgacgagcatctatacgttgtggtcgagtcatagcatgcgagtgaaatcccatttcttgcaaatttgtagtcttaaatcttgttatccatgcttattgttgttgttgaaattttgggagacttgtatccggttccaccaaggtcgataaaattgtgaatattgattcaaggtcgAGATGTTAAATTATGAAAGTAATCATTGACGAAATATTGATTtattgtgaaacttctctctatccgttgttattgattctgtgaattgtgaggaagagtgtaaagcacgaagagtgatgccgtgcataatctaactatattgtgaggaagagtgtaaagcacgaagggtgatgccgtgcataatctaactatattgtgaggaagagtgtaaagcacgaagggtgatgtcgtgcataatttaattatattgtgaggaagagtgtaaatcacgaagggtgatgccgtgcataatttaattatattgtgaggaagagtgtaaagcacgaagggtgatgtcgtgcataatcTTTTTAtattgtgagaaagagtgtaaagcacgaagggtgatgccgtgcatgaattatttatattatgaggaagagagtaaaagtacgaagggtgatgccgtgcagttttcctttgttgttttaattgctcaattcgtctaaggattttctgtttaattctgtcttttcattattctcactctttatgttgtatttcccCCACTGAATGTCTCATTTCCCATTATTTCTacgttattgctttatttattgttgttgccactagcatgattatactgttcaggttatatgtgggtgtcttgtcctagcctcgtcactacttcgccgaggttaggctcgacacttactagtacatggggtcggttgtactgatactgcactctgcactttctgtgcagactttgataccggttcaggttgatcgagattttgctattggtccgctgtccggagactcaaggtagatctgtcggcgttcacagaccttgaagtccccgttttctttttatgtcattattgttctctttcattcagacaattgtatttcttccagactattacttgtagtaaattctagaatactcgtgaattgtgactccagattcgggtggtagtaattaatacagttttatgagatttcgcacttattatattttatcttaattaattattgttaattactgaatgaaaataaggaattggcttaatgattctctaacgttggcttgcctagcaagtgaaatattaggcgccattaTGGTCCCGTCGGTAAAAactttcgggtcgtgacactatctcatttagatcctcgaacaaatcaatgtgaacaagaggttcaaaagataattcatttataaaatattacaaatcaactaccagatgcattcactgacctaccaagggtgactaagtcacatatttcAGCTgttaatgctccaattcgagttgatatcccgatAGGACAAtcaattaaagcaaatgagtttaaaacacgcttgaaacgtggtagaccaatcggttctaaggataaaaattctcgaaaaagaaa
This DNA window, taken from Nicotiana tabacum cultivar K326 chromosome 15, ASM71507v2, whole genome shotgun sequence, encodes the following:
- the LOC107797127 gene encoding uncharacterized protein LOC107797127; the encoded protein is MKATILPRARYEWIHLRLQDFKNVSEYNSVVFRITSQLKLCGKIVNDKDLLEKTLSTFHASNMVLQQQYREKGLKKYSKLISCLLVAEQHNTLLIKNYEARPTGSAPFSEVNMVAATQKYERRQNHYRGRGRGHSRGHGQGHGRGRNNYHHHGGNKQENNKDPQNNPLKGRVNICHKCGMKGHWVRVCRTADHFVKLYQASNKRKDNNVEAHLTFQIDDDKAGPSNKYDDVEINLAYKDDDFGGLADITHLEAGDFFEDID